A genomic region of Herbaspirillum sp. DW155 contains the following coding sequences:
- the tilS gene encoding tRNA lysidine(34) synthetase TilS — protein MSEHSSSSSGKTTSALRQALQATLAATAFDTTRDTLAVACSGGLDSTVLLEVAAQWQQESGGRLVALHVHHGLSVNADAWLIHVQDFCAQRGIACAFERVRLERVADSGIEEAARLARYAALGRLCRQHGARLLLSAHHLDDQAETVLLQLLRGSGLAGMSGMDQWNAAPGLLGDAHTLIARPFLSVPRAQLEAAARSWSLTWIEDESNSDPRYTRNALRHQVMPALGQVFPGYQQRLARAAGHAQGAQELLREVAEQDLAQCRHEDHLRMPALRALSEQRFLNLMRHWFALRGMRMPSAAWMQEMRTQLLQADVEAQVCVSHPDGEVHRYRERVFLAPRRSLPDEGESVSLRWSGQAQVHVPAFYGTLVFERLAEGDARPGFDPGWLGAQTLQVCGRSGGERIRLAANRPARSLKQQYQSADVPAWERPYLPLVWAGEALLFAAGIGMDCAHFAGSSAGERIALRWRQD, from the coding sequence ATGTCCGAACATTCTTCCTCTTCCTCCGGCAAGACCACCAGCGCACTGAGGCAGGCGCTGCAGGCCACGCTGGCGGCCACCGCTTTCGATACCACCCGCGACACGCTGGCCGTGGCCTGCAGCGGCGGGCTCGATTCCACCGTGCTGCTGGAGGTGGCCGCGCAGTGGCAGCAGGAGAGCGGTGGACGGCTGGTGGCGCTGCACGTGCATCATGGACTCTCCGTCAATGCGGATGCCTGGCTAATCCATGTGCAGGATTTTTGCGCGCAGCGGGGCATCGCCTGCGCCTTCGAGCGCGTCCGGCTGGAGCGCGTGGCCGACAGCGGTATCGAAGAGGCCGCGCGACTGGCGCGTTATGCCGCGCTGGGGCGGCTGTGTCGCCAGCACGGCGCGCGCCTGCTGCTGAGCGCGCACCATCTGGATGACCAGGCGGAAACCGTGCTGCTGCAACTGCTGCGCGGGAGCGGCCTTGCGGGCATGTCCGGCATGGATCAATGGAATGCCGCACCGGGCTTGCTGGGCGATGCGCACACCTTGATCGCGCGGCCCTTCCTGAGCGTGCCCCGCGCCCAGCTGGAAGCGGCGGCACGCAGCTGGTCGCTCACCTGGATCGAGGATGAATCCAACAGCGATCCGCGCTATACCCGCAACGCCTTGCGCCATCAGGTCATGCCCGCGCTGGGCCAGGTCTTCCCGGGCTACCAGCAGCGCCTGGCGCGTGCGGCCGGTCATGCGCAAGGCGCACAGGAACTGCTGCGCGAAGTGGCCGAACAGGATCTGGCGCAATGCCGCCATGAAGATCACCTGCGCATGCCGGCCTTGCGTGCCTTGAGCGAGCAGCGCTTCCTCAATCTGATGCGTCACTGGTTTGCGCTACGCGGCATGCGCATGCCCTCCGCGGCGTGGATGCAGGAGATGCGCACGCAATTGCTGCAGGCCGACGTGGAGGCGCAGGTATGCGTCTCCCATCCTGATGGCGAGGTGCACCGCTATCGCGAGCGCGTGTTCCTGGCGCCGCGCCGCAGCTTGCCCGATGAGGGGGAATCCGTGTCGCTGCGCTGGAGCGGGCAGGCGCAGGTGCATGTGCCCGCCTTCTACGGCACGCTGGTATTCGAACGCCTCGCTGAAGGTGATGCGCGGCCCGGCTTCGACCCCGGCTGGCTGGGCGCGCAGACGCTGCAGGTCTGTGGCCGCAGTGGCGGTGAACGCATCAGGCTGGCGGCCAACCGTCCTGCGCGCAGTCTCAAGCAGCAATACCAGAGCGCCGATGTGCCGGCCTGGGAGCGCCCGTATCTGCCGCTGGTATGGGCGGGCGAGGCCTTGCTGTTCGCGGCGGGGATCGGCATGGATTGCGCCCACTTCGCCGGCTCTTCTGCGGGTGAGCGCATTGCGCTGCGCTGGCGGCAGGACTGA
- a CDS encoding group II truncated hemoglobin encodes MQIEDPNQPSTFELIGGADKLREMVDRFYDLMDLEPEFAGIRALHPPSLDGSREKTYMFLSGWTGGPSLYMEKFGHPRLRARHLPFPIGISERDQWLRCMTWAMQDVGLPEDLMKRLLAALYQTADWMRNKPE; translated from the coding sequence ATGCAAATCGAAGATCCCAACCAACCGAGCACGTTCGAACTCATCGGCGGCGCTGACAAGCTGCGCGAGATGGTCGACCGTTTCTATGACCTGATGGACCTGGAGCCGGAGTTCGCCGGCATCCGCGCGCTGCATCCGCCTTCGCTGGACGGCTCGCGCGAGAAGACCTACATGTTCCTCTCCGGCTGGACCGGCGGTCCCAGCCTGTACATGGAAAAATTCGGCCATCCGCGTCTGCGGGCGCGCCATCTGCCTTTCCCCATCGGCATCTCGGAGCGTGACCAGTGGCTGCGCTGCATGACCTGGGCCATGCAGGACGTGGGCCTGCCGGAAGACCTGATGAAGCGCCTGCTGGCGGCGCTCTACCAGACGGCCGACTGGATGCGCAACAAGCCCGAATGA
- the glp gene encoding gephyrin-like molybdotransferase Glp: protein MTQPKTSTPTLQEIVSCISGYDPNAMTVARAQAVIQDFITPIEAVEKLAIRSALSRVLAQDIISRIDVPAHDNSAMDGYALRGEEVAEGKQVRLQIIGAVHAGERFAGSVGPGQCVRIMTGAPMPEGCDTVIPQELTTHADAQGVTLPAGRVRPGDNRRLRGEDLALGSVALPRGRVLRPSDIGLLASLGIAEVPVQRRLRVAFFSTGDELRSVGEPLDAGCVYDSNRYTLHGMLTRLGCDVLDLGVVPDDPAALEAAFRSACEQADAVITSGGVSVGAADYTKQIMAKLGEMSFWKIAMRPGRPLAFGRISSRGRDAYLFGLPGNPVAVTVSFSFFVRDALLRLAGAEANPLPRLRVQTATAIRKKAGRTEYQRGILAPDEEGRWRVRLTGMQGSGILRSMSDANCIIELEHERGDVAAGEEVAVVLFDGLV from the coding sequence ATGACCCAACCCAAGACTTCAACGCCCACGCTGCAAGAGATCGTCAGCTGCATCAGCGGCTATGACCCCAACGCCATGACGGTGGCGCGCGCACAAGCCGTGATCCAGGACTTCATCACGCCCATCGAAGCGGTCGAGAAACTGGCTATCCGCAGCGCCCTCTCGCGCGTGCTGGCGCAGGACATCATTTCCCGCATCGACGTGCCGGCCCACGACAATTCAGCCATGGATGGCTACGCCCTGCGCGGCGAGGAGGTGGCCGAGGGCAAGCAAGTGCGCCTGCAGATCATCGGCGCGGTGCATGCAGGCGAGCGCTTTGCAGGCAGCGTCGGCCCCGGCCAGTGCGTGCGCATCATGACCGGCGCGCCGATGCCGGAAGGCTGCGATACCGTGATCCCGCAGGAACTGACCACGCACGCCGATGCACAAGGCGTCACCCTGCCGGCTGGCCGCGTGCGCCCCGGCGACAACCGCCGACTGCGCGGTGAAGACCTGGCCCTGGGCAGCGTAGCCCTGCCGCGCGGCCGGGTGCTGCGCCCTTCCGACATCGGCCTGCTGGCTTCTCTGGGCATCGCCGAAGTGCCGGTGCAGCGCCGTTTGCGCGTGGCCTTTTTCTCTACCGGCGACGAGTTGCGTTCGGTGGGTGAACCGCTCGATGCCGGTTGCGTGTATGACTCCAACCGCTACACGCTGCACGGCATGCTGACCCGCCTGGGCTGTGATGTGCTGGACCTGGGTGTGGTGCCGGACGATCCGGCCGCCCTGGAAGCGGCCTTCCGCAGCGCCTGCGAGCAAGCCGATGCCGTCATCACCTCCGGCGGCGTCTCGGTCGGTGCAGCGGACTACACCAAGCAGATCATGGCCAAGCTGGGTGAGATGAGCTTCTGGAAAATCGCCATGCGCCCGGGCCGGCCACTGGCTTTCGGCCGCATCAGTTCGCGCGGGCGCGATGCCTATCTGTTCGGCCTGCCCGGCAATCCTGTGGCGGTGACGGTGAGCTTTTCCTTCTTCGTGCGCGACGCCCTGCTGCGCCTGGCCGGTGCCGAAGCCAATCCGCTGCCGCGTCTGCGTGTGCAGACCGCAACAGCGATCCGCAAGAAGGCTGGCCGCACCGAATACCAGCGCGGCATCCTGGCCCCTGATGAAGAGGGCCGATGGCGCGTGCGCCTGACCGGCATGCAGGGTTCCGGCATCCTGCGCTCGATGTCGGATGCCAATTGCATCATCGAGCTGGAACATGAACGCGGCGACGTGGCGGCGGGCGAAGAGGTGGCGGTGGTGCTGTTCGACGGACTGGTCTGA
- a CDS encoding FtsX-like permease family protein: MFQQALRMTLRDWRTGELRFLLIALIVAVAALSSVGFFVDRMRAGMTRDAHQLLGADLLIAADQPLPPQWLQQAGAQGLLQAQTQVFPSMAQAGEGDTARSVLSSIKAVSAGYPLRGQVRLQGADGADRPAEGIPRPGTVWVDPQILSQLDVKVDQTIRLGDLPLQIAAVISVEPDRGSAFVNFAPRVMLSESDLAATHLIQVGSRVTYRLLIAGPAEAVQRYQKQIESQIDTGKLRGVRLESLENGRPEMRATLDRAEQFLSLVGLLSAMLAALAVAMAARRFMLRHLDACAMLRCFGMTQSQVTTLYLTEFILIGLAASVIGMLVGFAAHFALLQWLGSFMPTALPPPGWAPALQGVATGLLLLVGFALPPILQLRNVPHNRVIRREQGAPQALTVATYGLGTLVFSGLLLWQAGDLKLGLLTIAGFLGGFGLFALVAWLCLRALRSLRGLVDRQSWRFAIDGLQRRPAAAVMQVVALGLGLMALLLLTVIRGDLVGAWQQATPPDAPNRFIINIQPDQRQGVQQVLRQGGVQDVALYPMIRGRLVQINGRAVNPDDYKEDRAKRLVDREFNLSTMADIPPGNGIVAGRWYDDSRPEASVERGLAQTLGIKLGDRLQFDIAGQLVEAPVTSLRKLEWGSLRVNFFVILNPTLMRDTPQSWITAVHLTPQQEMLANTLARDFPNLTVVDIGSVLRQIQEVVGQVIAAVEFLFLFTLCSGVLVLYAALAGSQDERVREAGLLRALGATRQELSRAQRIEVLLVGSLAGLLAASGAAGIGWALAHYVFNFDWSFSPLVWVAGMGLGAACSALGGWAGLRHVLRRPPLQTLREA; encoded by the coding sequence ATGTTCCAACAAGCACTGCGCATGACCCTGCGCGACTGGCGCACTGGTGAACTCCGCTTCCTGCTGATCGCGCTGATCGTGGCAGTGGCGGCCCTGTCCTCGGTGGGTTTCTTCGTTGACCGCATGCGCGCCGGCATGACGCGCGATGCGCATCAGTTGCTGGGGGCCGATCTGCTGATCGCCGCCGATCAGCCGCTGCCGCCCCAATGGCTGCAGCAGGCCGGCGCGCAAGGCTTGCTGCAGGCGCAGACCCAGGTCTTTCCCAGCATGGCCCAGGCCGGCGAGGGCGATACGGCGCGTTCGGTGCTCTCGTCCATCAAGGCCGTCAGCGCAGGCTATCCGCTGCGCGGCCAGGTGCGGCTGCAGGGCGCCGATGGCGCTGACCGTCCGGCCGAGGGCATTCCCCGGCCGGGCACCGTGTGGGTGGACCCGCAGATCCTCTCGCAGCTGGATGTGAAGGTGGACCAGACCATCAGGCTGGGCGATCTGCCGCTGCAGATCGCGGCCGTCATCTCGGTGGAACCGGATCGCGGCAGCGCCTTCGTCAACTTCGCGCCGCGTGTGATGCTCAGTGAAAGCGATCTCGCCGCCACGCACCTGATACAGGTCGGTTCGCGCGTGACCTACCGGCTCCTGATCGCCGGGCCGGCCGAGGCGGTGCAGCGCTACCAGAAGCAGATCGAAAGCCAGATCGACACCGGGAAATTGCGCGGCGTGCGTCTGGAATCGCTGGAAAACGGCCGTCCCGAAATGCGCGCCACGCTGGACCGCGCCGAGCAGTTCCTGTCCCTGGTCGGGCTGCTGTCGGCCATGTTGGCCGCGCTGGCCGTGGCCATGGCGGCGCGCCGCTTCATGCTGCGCCATCTGGATGCCTGCGCCATGCTGCGCTGTTTCGGCATGACGCAATCGCAGGTGACCACGCTCTATCTGACCGAATTCATCCTCATCGGCCTGGCCGCCAGCGTCATCGGCATGCTGGTCGGTTTTGCCGCGCACTTCGCGCTGCTGCAATGGCTGGGCAGTTTCATGCCCACCGCCTTGCCGCCGCCGGGCTGGGCACCCGCACTGCAGGGCGTGGCCACCGGCTTGCTGCTGCTGGTCGGGTTTGCCCTGCCGCCCATCCTGCAATTGCGCAACGTGCCGCACAACCGCGTGATCCGCCGCGAGCAGGGCGCACCGCAGGCGCTCACCGTGGCCACCTATGGATTGGGCACGCTGGTGTTTTCAGGTCTCTTGCTGTGGCAGGCGGGCGATCTCAAGCTGGGTTTACTGACCATTGCCGGTTTCCTGGGCGGCTTTGGCCTGTTCGCGCTGGTGGCCTGGCTTTGTCTGCGCGCGCTGCGTTCCTTGCGCGGGCTGGTGGACCGCCAGAGCTGGCGCTTTGCCATCGACGGCCTGCAACGCCGTCCGGCCGCGGCCGTCATGCAGGTGGTGGCGCTGGGGCTGGGACTGATGGCGCTCTTGCTGCTGACTGTGATCCGTGGCGATCTGGTTGGCGCGTGGCAGCAGGCGACCCCGCCTGACGCACCCAACCGCTTCATCATCAACATCCAGCCCGACCAGCGCCAGGGCGTGCAGCAGGTGCTGCGCCAGGGCGGGGTGCAGGATGTGGCGCTGTATCCGATGATTCGCGGACGGCTGGTGCAGATCAATGGCCGTGCCGTCAATCCGGACGATTACAAGGAAGACCGCGCCAAGCGTCTGGTGGACCGTGAATTCAATCTCTCGACCATGGCCGATATCCCACCGGGCAATGGCATCGTGGCCGGCCGCTGGTACGACGACAGTCGCCCGGAAGCCTCGGTGGAACGCGGCCTGGCGCAGACCCTGGGCATTAAGCTGGGCGACCGCCTGCAATTCGACATCGCCGGGCAACTGGTGGAGGCGCCGGTGACCAGCCTGCGCAAGCTGGAGTGGGGGTCACTGCGGGTGAATTTCTTCGTGATCCTCAACCCGACATTGATGCGCGATACGCCGCAAAGCTGGATCACTGCGGTACACCTGACACCGCAGCAGGAGATGCTGGCCAATACACTTGCGCGCGATTTTCCCAATCTGACCGTGGTGGACATAGGAAGTGTACTGAGACAGATTCAGGAAGTGGTCGGTCAAGTGATTGCAGCTGTAGAGTTCCTGTTCCTGTTCACTTTGTGTTCAGGTGTACTGGTACTGTACGCTGCACTGGCAGGGTCCCAGGATGAACGTGTACGGGAAGCTGGCCTGTTGCGTGCCCTCGGTGCGACCCGGCAGGAGCTGTCCCGCGCCCAGCGCATCGAGGTGCTGCTGGTGGGTTCGCTGGCCGGCCTGTTGGCCGCCAGCGGGGCGGCCGGCATTGGCTGGGCGCTGGCGCATTACGTCTTCAATTTCGACTGGAGCTTCAGTCCCCTGGTGTGGGTGGCCGGCATGGGCCTGGGCGCGGCTTGCTCGGCGCTGGGCGGCTGGGCCGGATTGCGCCATGTGCTGCGCCGTCCGCCCTTGCAGACCTTGCGCGAGGCCTGA
- a CDS encoding PsiF family protein, which translates to MTTFALTAPLLLSSPAMAQNAQQDKMKQCNADAAGKKGDERKAFMSSCLKKEQPKPATQQDKMKQCNADAAGKKGDERKAFMSSCLKKNK; encoded by the coding sequence ATGACCACCTTCGCGCTGACCGCTCCGCTGCTGCTCAGCTCCCCTGCGATGGCGCAGAATGCGCAACAGGACAAGATGAAGCAATGCAACGCCGACGCCGCCGGCAAGAAGGGCGACGAGCGCAAGGCCTTCATGTCCTCCTGCCTGAAGAAGGAACAACCCAAGCCGGCCACCCAGCAGGACAAGATGAAGCAATGTAACGCCGACGCTGCCGGCAAGAAGGGCGACGAGCGCAAGGCCTTCATGTCTTCCTGCCTGAAGAAGAACAAATAA
- a CDS encoding lysozyme inhibitor LprI family protein, which produces MKAPLSLLAAALLLSAGSAFAADCTKATTQAEMNACASETLTQNDADLNATYMAYRDKLNKARQNQLREVQLAWLKYRDLSCRFESAASAGGSAASLALQTCLADKTRQRADELKNLAGCKEGDLNCVR; this is translated from the coding sequence ATGAAAGCCCCCCTGTCCCTGCTGGCAGCCGCGCTGCTCCTGAGTGCCGGCAGCGCCTTTGCCGCCGATTGCACCAAGGCCACCACCCAGGCCGAGATGAATGCCTGCGCCTCCGAGACGCTGACCCAGAACGATGCCGATCTCAACGCCACCTACATGGCCTATCGCGACAAGCTGAACAAAGCCAGGCAGAACCAGCTGCGCGAGGTGCAACTGGCCTGGCTGAAGTACCGCGACCTGTCCTGCCGTTTCGAGAGCGCGGCCAGTGCAGGGGGATCGGCGGCCTCGCTGGCACTGCAGACCTGCCTGGCCGACAAGACCCGCCAGCGTGCGGACGAACTGAAGAATCTTGCAGGCTGCAAGGAAGGCGACTTGAACTGCGTGCGCTAG
- the rmuC gene encoding DNA recombination protein RmuC: MSLFEMILAGLVVVGLVLQVLILLRGSQRQDDDTALVIEDALLQVKQDLQRHQQDTGERIERELRAQVQASAQSTRQELGANFAQLQQTLATQMSSVAGLQNQQIDGFAQQLVKLNESNAQQLESMRQSITLQAQVNREEQAMSLKRFGDTLNQQLSALTESNAQRMAEVRATLEAKIKDLQNDNAHKLEEMRKTVDEKLHATLEQRLGESFKLVSDRLDKVHQGLGEMQQLATGVGDLKRVLTNVKTRGTWGEVQLEILLEQMLTPDQYAKNVETVPASGERVEFAIRLPGAKEDAGQVWMPIDAKFPKEQYERLVDAAERADAEGVATAGRELERAVRGEARTIAEKYLSPPLTTDFAILFLPTEGLYAEVMRRPGLSDELQRTCRVTIAGPSTLSALLNSLQMGFRTLALEKRSSEVWQVLGAVKTEFGKFGEVLASTKSALERVAKNIDQAETRTRQMTRKLKSVEALPVENAQKLLGTGEPDLGEDADGV; encoded by the coding sequence ATGTCCCTTTTTGAAATGATCCTGGCCGGCCTGGTGGTGGTCGGCCTTGTGCTGCAAGTGCTGATCCTGCTGCGTGGCAGCCAGCGGCAGGATGACGACACCGCGCTGGTGATCGAAGATGCGTTGCTGCAGGTCAAGCAAGACCTGCAGCGCCATCAGCAGGACACGGGCGAGCGCATCGAGCGCGAGCTGCGTGCCCAGGTACAGGCCAGCGCCCAGAGCACACGCCAGGAGCTGGGCGCCAATTTCGCCCAGTTGCAGCAGACGCTGGCCACGCAGATGTCCAGCGTGGCCGGGCTGCAGAACCAGCAGATCGATGGCTTCGCGCAGCAACTGGTGAAATTGAACGAGAGCAATGCCCAGCAACTGGAGAGCATGCGCCAGTCCATCACGCTGCAGGCGCAGGTCAACCGCGAAGAGCAGGCCATGTCGCTCAAGCGTTTCGGCGATACGCTGAACCAGCAACTGTCGGCGCTGACCGAATCGAACGCCCAGCGCATGGCCGAGGTGCGCGCTACGCTCGAAGCCAAGATCAAGGACCTGCAGAACGACAACGCGCACAAGCTGGAAGAGATGCGCAAGACCGTGGATGAGAAACTGCATGCCACGCTGGAGCAGCGCCTGGGTGAATCCTTCAAGCTGGTCTCGGACCGGCTGGACAAGGTGCACCAGGGCCTGGGCGAGATGCAGCAACTGGCCACCGGCGTGGGCGACTTGAAGCGCGTGCTGACCAATGTGAAGACGCGCGGCACCTGGGGCGAAGTGCAGCTGGAAATCCTGCTGGAACAGATGCTCACTCCCGACCAGTACGCCAAGAACGTCGAGACCGTCCCGGCCAGCGGCGAGCGGGTGGAATTCGCCATCCGCCTGCCGGGTGCCAAGGAAGACGCGGGCCAGGTCTGGATGCCCATCGACGCCAAATTCCCCAAGGAACAGTACGAGCGCCTGGTCGATGCCGCCGAACGTGCCGATGCCGAGGGCGTCGCCACGGCCGGCCGCGAGCTGGAACGCGCCGTGCGCGGGGAGGCCAGGACGATTGCCGAGAAATACCTGTCGCCGCCCCTGACGACCGACTTCGCCATCCTCTTCCTGCCTACCGAAGGGTTGTATGCGGAGGTGATGCGCCGGCCGGGATTGTCGGATGAATTGCAGCGCACCTGTCGGGTGACAATTGCCGGCCCGTCCACCTTGTCGGCCCTGCTCAACAGCTTGCAGATGGGTTTTCGCACGCTGGCGCTGGAGAAGCGCTCCTCGGAAGTATGGCAGGTGCTGGGCGCGGTCAAGACCGAGTTCGGCAAGTTCGGCGAAGTGCTGGCCTCCACCAAGAGTGCGCTGGAACGCGTGGCCAAGAACATCGACCAGGCCGAGACCCGGACCCGTCAGATGACGCGCAAGCTCAAGTCGGTGGAAGCCCTGCCGGTGGAGAATGCGCAGAAGCTCTTGGGTACCGGCGAGCCGGATCTTGGCGAGGATGCAGACGGCGTGTGA
- a CDS encoding LysE family transporter, whose product MAYQTWITFFFAACLIAISPGSGAVLSMSHGLNYGLRRTSATILGLEIALVMVLIIAGAGVGSLLVASETAFNVVKICGALYLIYLGFSQWRAPVPSEQEGEAIDLANAAARAQRGQQWWQRCMTGFLTNATNPKGIVFMVAVLPQFIDHERPLWLQLLVLAVTMVAVDLVVMHGYAFAASRLQRFFRSQKAIKTQNRFFGGMLMLVGAGLFFFKRTPH is encoded by the coding sequence ATGGCTTATCAAACCTGGATCACCTTCTTCTTCGCTGCCTGCCTCATCGCGATCTCGCCCGGATCGGGCGCCGTCCTGTCCATGAGCCACGGCCTCAATTACGGCCTGCGCCGCACCAGTGCCACCATCCTCGGCCTGGAAATCGCCCTGGTGATGGTGCTGATCATTGCCGGTGCCGGGGTCGGCTCGCTGCTGGTGGCTTCCGAAACCGCCTTCAACGTGGTCAAGATCTGCGGTGCCTTGTACCTGATCTATCTGGGCTTCTCGCAATGGCGCGCCCCGGTGCCCTCCGAGCAGGAAGGCGAAGCCATCGATCTGGCCAATGCCGCCGCCCGCGCCCAGCGCGGCCAGCAGTGGTGGCAGCGCTGCATGACCGGTTTCCTCACCAACGCCACCAATCCCAAGGGCATCGTCTTCATGGTGGCGGTGCTGCCGCAGTTCATCGACCACGAGCGTCCGTTGTGGCTGCAACTGCTGGTGCTGGCCGTGACCATGGTGGCGGTGGATCTGGTGGTGATGCATGGCTATGCCTTCGCCGCCAGCCGCTTGCAGCGCTTCTTCCGCAGCCAGAAGGCGATCAAAACGCAGAACCGTTTCTTCGGCGGCATGCTCATGCTGGTGGGCGCCGGTCTGTTCTTCTTCAAGCGGACGCCGCACTGA
- the mobA gene encoding molybdenum cofactor guanylyltransferase MobA: MSSTANLYCTSHITGLVLAGGRGTRMGGVDKGLQVLHGKPLVQHVLERLAPQVGTLAINANRSQLEYARFGYPVWHDLQGDFPGPLAGLQCGLAHCHTPLLATVPCDSPLIPYDLVAHLYAALSALSASGAQAAIAVTEGDHGRQRHPVCSLLRTDTRASLDAFLAAGERKMDRWFASLACVEVAFPDERAFCNINTGLELQQLESEQ; encoded by the coding sequence ATGTCTTCCACCGCCAATCTCTACTGCACCAGCCACATTACCGGCCTGGTCCTGGCCGGTGGCCGTGGCACGCGCATGGGCGGCGTGGACAAGGGCCTGCAAGTCCTCCACGGCAAGCCGCTGGTACAGCATGTGCTGGAACGCCTGGCACCGCAGGTCGGCACGCTGGCGATCAACGCCAACCGCTCCCAGCTGGAATATGCGCGCTTCGGCTATCCGGTCTGGCATGACTTGCAGGGGGATTTTCCCGGCCCGCTGGCCGGTCTGCAATGTGGCCTGGCCCATTGCCACACGCCGCTGCTGGCGACCGTCCCGTGCGACTCGCCGCTGATTCCCTATGACCTGGTGGCACACCTCTACGCCGCCCTCAGCGCCCTCAGCGCCAGCGGTGCGCAGGCCGCCATCGCGGTCACTGAAGGCGACCACGGCCGCCAGCGCCATCCTGTATGCTCGCTGCTGCGCACGGACACGCGCGCCTCGCTGGATGCCTTCCTCGCCGCTGGCGAACGCAAGATGGACCGCTGGTTTGCCAGCCTCGCTTGCGTCGAAGTGGCGTTTCCTGACGAACGCGCCTTCTGCAACATCAATACCGGGCTGGAACTGCAACAGCTCGAATCAGAACAATGA
- a CDS encoding acetyl-CoA carboxylase carboxyltransferase subunit alpha produces the protein MSKSTTTFLGFEQAIAELDAKIEELRFVQDDSAVDISEEIERLVKKSQQLTKDIYAKLTPWQVSQIARHPQRPYTMDYVREIFTDFHELHGDRTFADDQSIVGGLARFNGQACMVIGHQKGRDTKERAMRNFGMPKPEGYRKAMRLMKVAEKFGLPIFTFVDTPGAFPGIDAEERGQSEAIGHNLYVMAELKVPLIATIIGEGGSGGALAIAVGDSVLMLQYATYSVISPEGCASILWKTADRAADAAEALGLTAHRLKAIGLIDKIVNEPLGGAHRDPKQMAGLLKRALSDSLRQFQGMKTKDLLAARHEKLMAYGKFKELNSAE, from the coding sequence ATGAGTAAATCGACAACGACTTTTCTGGGCTTCGAGCAGGCCATCGCCGAGCTGGATGCCAAGATCGAAGAGTTGCGTTTTGTACAGGATGACTCGGCCGTCGACATCTCCGAAGAGATCGAGCGCCTGGTCAAGAAGAGCCAGCAGCTGACCAAGGACATCTACGCCAAGCTCACGCCCTGGCAGGTCTCCCAGATCGCGCGCCATCCGCAGCGTCCCTATACCATGGACTACGTGCGCGAGATCTTTACCGATTTCCACGAACTGCACGGCGACCGCACCTTTGCGGACGACCAGTCCATCGTCGGCGGTCTGGCCCGTTTCAACGGCCAGGCCTGCATGGTGATCGGCCACCAGAAGGGGCGCGACACCAAGGAACGCGCCATGCGCAACTTCGGCATGCCCAAGCCGGAAGGCTATCGCAAGGCGATGCGCCTGATGAAGGTGGCCGAGAAGTTCGGTTTGCCTATCTTTACCTTTGTCGATACCCCGGGTGCTTTCCCCGGCATCGATGCCGAAGAGCGCGGCCAGTCCGAAGCCATCGGCCACAACCTCTACGTGATGGCCGAGCTGAAGGTGCCGCTGATCGCCACCATCATCGGTGAAGGCGGTTCCGGCGGCGCGCTGGCCATCGCCGTGGGCGACTCGGTGCTCATGCTGCAATATGCGACCTACTCGGTGATCTCGCCGGAAGGCTGCGCTTCCATCCTGTGGAAGACCGCCGACCGTGCCGCTGACGCCGCCGAAGCACTGGGCCTGACCGCGCATCGCCTGAAGGCCATCGGCCTGATCGACAAGATCGTCAATGAGCCGCTGGGCGGTGCCCATCGCGATCCCAAGCAGATGGCTGGCCTGCTCAAGCGCGCGCTGTCGGATTCGCTGCGCCAGTTCCAGGGCATGAAGACCAAGGACCTGCTGGCCGCCCGTCACGAAAAGCTGATGGCCTATGGCAAGTTCAAGGAACTGAATTCGGCCGAGTAA